A single region of the Deltaproteobacteria bacterium genome encodes:
- a CDS encoding ATP-binding protein: protein MINQDLIDIHGVVTAAAPRSFSRLGVVQVDWNERVIGLTGARGVGKTTALLQKYWELYGSHERCLYVSAAHVQVAAVGVYEIGRDHFKAGGEAIIIDEVHRAEHWTAAIKSLIDSNPGKTIWLSGSSSAALARGGADLSRRVLWYDLPELSFREFLHLTGRPDVPQLTLAELVRDHVAIARDLSAKGPLLGAFRNYLRHGQYPFFLQGLGGYHQRLQSVIDKVVSEDLPALFNISAAKVTVLKKILWAVASSNPFQLNVEGLSRDLGVAKTSTYHFLNCLEQGRLLQGLAMAGTGLKSVRKPEKIYLANTNLLAAVTAPHRVDPSVGTVRETFLYSSLKPLHAVKSLGDVDFLVDEQLAIAVGGPNKGDRQLAKSGHKPELTKVLAIDGIETGSGDRIPLHMFGLLR from the coding sequence TTGATAAATCAGGACCTTATTGACATCCACGGCGTCGTCACGGCGGCCGCTCCGCGATCCTTCTCGCGCCTTGGCGTGGTACAAGTTGATTGGAATGAAAGGGTCATCGGCCTAACGGGAGCGCGCGGTGTGGGCAAGACCACGGCACTGCTGCAAAAGTATTGGGAGCTCTACGGCAGTCATGAACGCTGCCTTTATGTTTCGGCCGCCCATGTGCAAGTTGCGGCTGTAGGAGTTTACGAGATCGGGCGCGACCACTTCAAAGCTGGTGGCGAGGCCATCATAATTGATGAAGTCCATCGAGCCGAACATTGGACGGCCGCGATTAAAAGCCTGATAGATAGCAATCCTGGTAAGACGATTTGGCTAAGTGGCAGCTCCTCAGCGGCACTAGCTAGAGGTGGCGCTGATTTGTCGCGTCGTGTCCTGTGGTACGATTTGCCTGAACTGTCGTTTCGTGAGTTTCTGCATTTGACGGGGCGTCCTGACGTTCCACAGCTCACGCTTGCCGAGCTGGTTCGGGATCACGTTGCGATAGCTCGCGATTTATCTGCAAAAGGTCCATTGTTGGGGGCGTTTCGTAATTATCTGAGGCATGGCCAGTATCCGTTTTTTTTGCAGGGTCTAGGCGGCTACCATCAACGACTACAGAGCGTTATCGACAAAGTGGTGAGCGAAGACCTGCCAGCGCTGTTCAATATATCGGCGGCTAAGGTAACTGTGCTCAAGAAGATCCTATGGGCCGTAGCATCTTCTAACCCCTTTCAGTTAAATGTCGAGGGACTCAGCCGAGACCTCGGAGTCGCCAAGACATCGACTTATCATTTCCTCAATTGCCTCGAGCAAGGCAGGCTACTTCAGGGCCTTGCCATGGCCGGCACTGGACTCAAGTCAGTGCGTAAACCTGAGAAGATTTATCTTGCCAATACTAACTTGCTAGCTGCGGTCACTGCTCCGCATAGAGTCGATCCTTCGGTCGGCACAGTCCGTGAGACATTTTTATACTCGAGCCTTAAGCCGCTTCATGCAGTTAAGTCACTGGGCGACGTCGATTTTCTGGTGGACGAGCAATTGGCTATCGCAGTGGGTGGACCAAACAAGGGCGACCGGCAATTGGCCAAGAGTGGCCATAAACCTGAACTAACTAAAGTGCTAGCGATCGACGGCATTGAGACTGGATCGGGCGACCGTATACCGCTGCACATGTTTGGACTGCTTCGCTAG